The following coding sequences are from one Natrarchaeobaculum sulfurireducens window:
- the ilvA gene encoding threonine ammonia-lyase, protein MSDDLPITFDDVEAARRRLDDPTVVKRTPVERSTSLESMTDATEVILKLEHLQWTGSFKTRGAYNKIKRCLAEGDRERVVAASAGNHAQGVALAATTLGVESTIVMPRTAPQTKIDATRGYGATVELVGQNFQEATEYARDLASDSDAEFVHAFDDPAIVAGQGTLGLEMYEQYPDVDTVVVPIGGGGLISGIATAFAEQNPETRIVGVQATGAATVHDSLEKGSPRTLESVDTIADGIATGGISELTLSMIEHHVDDVVTVTDAEIADAILLLMERAKQVVEGAGAASVAALLSDDLDVTDESVVALLCGGNLDMTMLMEVVIHALTRRKQLLKLRVHIDDQPGKMAHISGLIADCGANIQTVRHDRALEELDVGEAYLIFQVETSGVDHAVEILDSITAGGYEVELVN, encoded by the coding sequence GTGAGCGACGACCTTCCCATCACGTTCGACGACGTCGAAGCGGCACGTCGTCGGCTCGACGACCCAACCGTCGTCAAACGGACGCCGGTCGAACGGAGCACGTCGCTCGAGTCGATGACCGATGCCACGGAGGTCATCCTCAAACTCGAGCACCTCCAGTGGACGGGCTCGTTCAAGACTCGCGGTGCGTACAACAAGATCAAACGCTGTCTCGCCGAAGGCGACAGAGAGCGGGTCGTCGCGGCCAGTGCGGGCAACCACGCCCAGGGTGTCGCCCTTGCCGCGACGACGCTCGGGGTCGAGTCGACCATCGTCATGCCCAGGACGGCCCCACAGACGAAGATCGACGCTACTCGTGGCTACGGCGCGACGGTCGAACTCGTCGGCCAAAACTTCCAGGAGGCCACCGAGTACGCCCGCGACCTCGCCAGCGACTCGGACGCCGAGTTCGTCCACGCGTTCGACGATCCGGCGATCGTCGCGGGCCAGGGGACACTCGGCCTCGAGATGTACGAGCAGTATCCGGACGTCGATACCGTCGTCGTGCCGATCGGCGGCGGCGGCCTGATCAGCGGCATCGCGACCGCGTTTGCGGAACAAAATCCCGAAACGCGGATCGTCGGCGTCCAGGCGACCGGTGCAGCGACCGTCCACGACAGTCTCGAAAAGGGGAGTCCCCGAACGCTCGAGTCGGTCGATACGATCGCCGACGGGATCGCGACTGGCGGCATATCGGAGCTAACGCTATCGATGATCGAACACCACGTCGACGACGTGGTGACAGTGACGGACGCCGAAATCGCCGACGCGATCCTCCTGTTGATGGAGCGGGCAAAGCAAGTCGTCGAGGGTGCCGGTGCAGCGTCCGTCGCGGCGTTGTTGAGCGACGACCTCGACGTTACCGACGAGTCGGTCGTGGCGCTGTTGTGTGGGGGCAACCTCGATATGACAATGCTCATGGAGGTCGTAATTCATGCACTGACCAGGCGCAAACAACTGCTCAAGTTGCGTGTCCACATCGACGACCAACCGGGCAAGATGGCCCACATCTCCGGACTCATCGCCGACTGCGGGGCCAACATCCAGACCGTCCGCCACGACCGCGCACTCGAGGAGTTAGACGTCGGCGAGGCGTATCTGATCTTTCAGGTCGAGACGAGCGGCGTGGATCACGCAGTGGAGATCCTCGATTCGATCACCGCCGGCGGATACGAGGTCGAACTCGTGAACTAA
- a CDS encoding BCCT family transporter produces MTDEGKRGIQGELFHAETDREPGDNNWQGYGFDINPPVFLIAGGLIILFIILSLAFPDQAGAIYQDTRIAISDYFDWLFILAANIFIIFMVYLAISKYGAIRLGGVDGEKEFSDISWIAMLFSAGMGIGLMFFGVAEPVYHLFDPHLGAEAGTDAAAEVGMAVSLFHWGFHPWAIYALVALGLAFFSYNRGLPLTFRSVFYPVLGERIYGWPGHVIDIFTVFATLFGLVTSLGLGALQINAGLTFVGDEVAAFPAVPDSVWVAVGIVTVVTGLAIISVYLGLDKGIRRLSNLNLTLMLVLLASVFILGPTLFILGALPQGIGAYIGSFFELSFFGNSFDNHYFQGSEFYGPGGDGEGGFLVDWTVFYWAWWISWSPFVGMFIARISKGRTIREFVGGVLLIPVVFSFAWFAAMGGTALNFELNEATAGAISGPTFETGEELAMFAMFDLMPGTVVLSVLAIILVTTFFVTSSDSGSLVLEHLSTGGKHETPATGRVFWAASEGLVASTLLIAGGDAAVDALQAAAIASGLPFAVILLFMIYAVMQGLKKEYRILQSNEFEELIDDLEDQGEIVVTTETGDLVTEVKTRDDRVINVGSD; encoded by the coding sequence ATGACAGACGAAGGTAAACGCGGTATACAAGGTGAACTGTTCCACGCGGAGACGGATCGAGAACCGGGAGACAACAACTGGCAAGGATACGGATTCGACATCAATCCACCCGTCTTTCTCATTGCAGGTGGGCTGATTATTCTGTTTATTATCCTCTCGCTTGCGTTTCCGGACCAGGCGGGAGCGATCTACCAGGATACACGGATCGCGATATCCGACTACTTCGACTGGCTGTTCATCCTGGCAGCGAACATCTTCATCATCTTCATGGTCTATCTCGCCATTAGCAAGTACGGCGCGATCCGGCTCGGTGGCGTCGACGGCGAGAAGGAGTTCAGCGACATTTCGTGGATCGCGATGCTGTTCAGTGCGGGGATGGGGATCGGCCTGATGTTCTTCGGCGTCGCCGAGCCAGTCTATCACCTCTTCGATCCGCATCTGGGTGCCGAAGCGGGCACCGACGCTGCAGCGGAGGTCGGAATGGCGGTATCGCTGTTCCACTGGGGCTTCCATCCGTGGGCGATATACGCGCTGGTCGCGCTCGGACTCGCGTTTTTCTCGTATAACCGGGGGCTCCCGCTTACGTTTCGGTCGGTCTTCTACCCGGTGCTTGGCGAACGGATCTACGGCTGGCCGGGACACGTCATCGACATCTTCACCGTGTTCGCGACGCTGTTCGGCCTCGTGACCTCGCTCGGCCTCGGCGCGTTACAGATCAATGCCGGGTTGACGTTCGTGGGTGACGAAGTGGCCGCGTTCCCCGCCGTCCCCGACTCGGTCTGGGTCGCCGTCGGGATCGTCACGGTCGTCACGGGCCTGGCCATCATCTCGGTCTACCTCGGCCTCGATAAGGGGATCAGACGTCTCAGCAACCTGAACCTGACGCTGATGCTCGTGCTTCTGGCATCGGTGTTCATCCTCGGGCCAACGCTGTTTATCCTCGGTGCGCTTCCACAGGGGATCGGCGCGTACATCGGGAGTTTCTTCGAGCTGTCGTTCTTCGGCAACTCGTTCGACAACCACTACTTCCAGGGCTCGGAGTTCTACGGTCCGGGTGGCGACGGTGAAGGCGGATTCCTCGTCGACTGGACGGTGTTCTACTGGGCCTGGTGGATCTCCTGGTCGCCGTTCGTCGGGATGTTCATCGCACGCATCTCGAAAGGGCGTACCATCCGCGAGTTCGTCGGTGGCGTCCTGTTGATCCCCGTCGTGTTCTCGTTCGCCTGGTTCGCGGCGATGGGCGGCACCGCGCTCAACTTCGAGTTGAACGAAGCAACCGCCGGTGCGATCAGCGGGCCGACGTTCGAGACCGGCGAGGAACTCGCGATGTTCGCGATGTTCGATCTGATGCCCGGCACCGTGGTCCTGTCAGTGCTCGCGATCATCCTCGTTACGACGTTCTTCGTGACGTCTTCGGACTCTGGCTCGCTCGTCCTCGAGCACCTGAGCACCGGCGGGAAACACGAAACGCCGGCGACCGGTCGGGTCTTCTGGGCGGCCTCCGAAGGGCTCGTCGCGTCCACGCTGTTGATCGCCGGCGGTGACGCGGCAGTCGACGCACTTCAGGCGGCAGCAATCGCCAGCGGCCTCCCGTTCGCGGTGATCCTGCTGTTTATGATCTACGCCGTGATGCAGGGGCTCAAAAAGGAGTACCGGATCCTCCAGTCGAACGAGTTCGAGGAGCTGATCGACGACCTCGAGGACCAGGGTGAGATCGTCGTCACGACCGAGACTGGCGACCTGGTGACCGAAGTCAAGACCAGAGATGACAGGGTGATCAACGTCGGTAGCGACTGA
- a CDS encoding universal stress protein translates to MQDNILIATDGSDKAARAVEHGLDLADVFGATVHVIYVVETKAAYILTVGVSESEMDEYREFGEGVVRNVVDQAEERGLEGVGVVKTGNIAQEIVDYATDEDVDSVIVAERGRGTIEKYLGSNAEKVVRMCPKPVTVVRAP, encoded by the coding sequence ATGCAAGACAACATACTGATCGCGACTGATGGAAGTGACAAGGCAGCGCGTGCAGTCGAGCACGGTCTCGATCTCGCGGACGTGTTCGGGGCCACGGTGCACGTGATATACGTCGTCGAAACGAAAGCGGCGTACATCCTCACGGTCGGTGTAAGCGAAAGCGAGATGGACGAGTATCGGGAGTTCGGAGAGGGAGTCGTCAGGAACGTCGTCGACCAGGCCGAAGAACGCGGCCTCGAGGGTGTCGGCGTAGTCAAGACGGGGAATATTGCACAGGAGATCGTCGATTACGCCACGGACGAAGACGTCGACAGCGTGATCGTCGCCGAACGGGGCCGCGGGACGATCGAGAAATACCTCGGATCGAACGCCGAGAAAGTCGTGCGGATGTGTCCGAAGCCGGTTACAGTCGTTCGCGCACCCTAG
- a CDS encoding universal stress protein: MYDNVLIATDGSDEAEPCVEYGLQIAEAMDAKVHALYVVETKATYILTVGLSDDELEAYREYGEEIVTDIVERAGDRGLEATGVLKTGRPAEEIVDYAERNDIDAILVGKQGHDAIDRHVGSTASNVIRMAEDTATVVIEG, from the coding sequence ATGTACGACAACGTTTTGATCGCAACCGACGGAAGCGACGAGGCCGAGCCATGCGTCGAGTATGGCCTCCAAATCGCCGAGGCAATGGACGCAAAGGTACACGCACTGTACGTCGTCGAAACGAAAGCCACCTACATTTTGACCGTAGGGCTCTCCGACGACGAGCTAGAAGCCTACAGGGAGTACGGTGAAGAGATCGTCACGGACATCGTCGAACGGGCGGGGGATCGCGGTCTCGAGGCCACGGGTGTGCTCAAGACTGGTCGTCCGGCAGAGGAGATCGTCGACTACGCCGAACGCAACGACATCGACGCCATCCTGGTGGGCAAACAGGGCCACGATGCGATCGACAGACACGTCGGAAGCACCGCATCGAACGTTATTCGGATGGCCGAGGACACGGCGACGGTCGTCATCGAGGGATGA
- a CDS encoding potassium channel family protein, which yields MVADHSDSSEPAIDRLFSHSETVRLVNWRALSGAKSAVILCGFVAVLSFVTGLSNLAQPTVADDGPLAAVLPGGPNVVPFTGVLLAFVLGALVFGLGRRKRLAWYLTVLTLPLTSLLPLTAFQTTDVPLLLLVLLTLPLLLVNRDAFDRRLELSSLQIASLSSIVGVVLYGTIGTYAIRDQFTGIDTWGDSVYYVVVTIATVGYGDITPLTTGAKWFSLSIILFGTGAFTVAIGALIVPAIEKRMATVFGNMTPSELTLLEDHVLVLGYSDMTDSLLEELDDETDLVIVTPDADAAATLTEREVNVLTDDPTHEATLRDAKIGDAAGVVVATHDDANDVLAVLAARKLNPDIRIVAAATDGQHVDKLEAVGADEVISPVEMAGRLLGRSILEKPSTESLFGTTDDDAS from the coding sequence GTGGTGGCAGATCACTCGGACTCTTCGGAGCCTGCGATCGATCGGTTGTTCTCCCACAGCGAGACGGTTCGTCTCGTCAACTGGCGAGCGCTTTCCGGGGCGAAGTCGGCGGTCATCCTGTGTGGGTTCGTCGCCGTGCTCTCGTTCGTCACCGGACTATCGAATCTCGCTCAGCCGACGGTCGCCGACGACGGTCCTCTCGCGGCGGTTCTGCCTGGCGGACCGAACGTCGTTCCATTTACCGGCGTCCTGTTGGCGTTCGTCCTCGGGGCACTCGTGTTCGGACTTGGGCGCCGAAAGCGCCTCGCCTGGTATCTCACGGTACTCACGCTCCCACTCACCTCGCTGTTGCCCTTGACGGCGTTCCAGACGACGGACGTTCCGCTTTTGCTCTTGGTTCTTCTCACCCTCCCGCTGTTGCTCGTCAACCGGGACGCGTTCGATCGGCGGCTCGAACTCTCCTCGCTCCAGATCGCCTCACTGTCCTCGATCGTGGGTGTCGTGTTGTACGGCACGATCGGTACCTACGCTATTCGTGATCAGTTCACCGGTATCGACACCTGGGGCGATTCAGTCTACTACGTCGTCGTGACGATCGCGACAGTTGGTTACGGGGACATCACGCCGCTGACGACCGGGGCGAAGTGGTTCTCGCTGTCGATCATCCTCTTCGGAACCGGCGCGTTCACGGTTGCTATCGGGGCCTTGATCGTGCCGGCGATCGAGAAACGAATGGCCACCGTATTCGGAAACATGACCCCATCAGAACTCACCTTACTCGAGGACCACGTGCTGGTCCTCGGGTACAGCGACATGACGGACTCCCTGCTCGAGGAACTCGATGACGAAACCGACCTCGTGATCGTCACACCCGACGCCGACGCCGCAGCCACGCTAACCGAGCGAGAGGTCAACGTTCTCACCGACGATCCAACACACGAAGCGACGCTTCGCGACGCCAAGATCGGCGACGCTGCAGGCGTGGTCGTCGCGACACACGACGACGCCAACGACGTCCTTGCCGTCCTCGCGGCCCGGAAGTTGAATCCCGACATCCGCATCGTCGCCGCAGCGACCGACGGACAGCACGTCGACAAACTCGAGGCGGTCGGCGCGGACGAAGTCATCAGCCCGGTCGAGATGGCCGGCCGGCTCCTCGGTCGGTCGATCCTCGAGAAGCCGTCCACCGAGTCGCTGTTCGGGACGACTGACGACGACGCGTCGTGA
- a CDS encoding BCCT family transporter yields MGIQGVSAGEHALRKLVVPLCLLSGIVVVSGFFFPEIVGETISGRAWLVTSLVFFASGLSYLAVLPTDVDETAHTFDPEYLLRVRRLELADTAKGFLTRQDPITFGVTVVAFTLFFVGQLLIPSETIAAIDAAQATVTTYGGLVFAGVMMLAVLFCLFLLAGPWGSVKLGGPDAEPSYTYPVYFTMFFTAGIAAGIVFWGPAEALFHYETPPTYFDVDPGSEGAGEAALTYALFHWGFTTWSAYIALGVPIAYYVYQRGAPLRVSAILTPFLGSENLDSAWCRLVDVLAVFATIGGIATSIALVSEQFLVGVDFQWDMTFDTLGSVLFVGGLTFIFVVSAQSGVHRGIRRIAAVNVVLFGLFAALFLAVAPRTVVLESSSSAVGSYAANVVPMSLHLGDGLVADEWVAEWTIWNWAWWLSWAPFAGLFLAALSRGRRIRTVVLTGFVATSLATMVWFLLLGSTAVHLQQTSAVAVLAAVDAYGGSEAVAGFPVFETFAIGQLLIFVFLALIVVFMTTSADTSTLVVAVLATKRDFAPTTGAIIFWGGFQGLVAVSVLVTDSAEVLQAMAVLTGGPFALVVCLALVGLVGTLLTHDADRSSSAEPSGEGSEKDHESTDR; encoded by the coding sequence ATGGGCATTCAGGGAGTCAGTGCCGGTGAACACGCCCTCCGAAAGCTCGTGGTCCCGCTCTGTCTCCTGTCGGGGATCGTCGTCGTTTCGGGCTTTTTCTTCCCCGAAATCGTCGGCGAAACCATCTCTGGCCGGGCGTGGCTCGTTACGTCTCTCGTCTTTTTCGCCTCCGGACTGAGCTACCTCGCGGTCTTACCTACCGACGTCGACGAGACGGCACACACCTTCGACCCGGAGTATCTGCTGCGTGTCCGTCGGCTCGAGCTGGCGGACACTGCCAAGGGGTTTTTGACCCGTCAGGATCCGATCACCTTCGGCGTCACGGTCGTCGCGTTCACGCTCTTTTTCGTTGGGCAGCTGTTGATTCCGTCGGAGACGATCGCTGCCATCGATGCCGCTCAGGCTACAGTGACCACGTACGGCGGGTTGGTGTTCGCCGGCGTCATGATGCTCGCCGTCTTATTCTGTCTGTTCTTGCTGGCTGGGCCGTGGGGGTCGGTGAAACTCGGTGGCCCGGATGCCGAACCGTCGTATACGTATCCCGTCTACTTCACCATGTTTTTTACAGCCGGCATCGCCGCCGGAATCGTCTTCTGGGGACCGGCGGAGGCGCTGTTTCATTACGAGACGCCGCCGACGTACTTCGACGTCGATCCGGGGTCGGAGGGTGCTGGCGAGGCGGCGCTCACCTACGCACTGTTCCACTGGGGGTTCACCACCTGGAGCGCCTACATCGCTCTCGGCGTTCCGATCGCGTACTACGTCTACCAGCGCGGTGCGCCGTTGCGGGTTTCGGCAATCTTGACCCCGTTTCTGGGCAGCGAGAACCTCGACTCGGCGTGGTGTCGGCTCGTCGACGTCCTCGCCGTCTTCGCAACGATCGGCGGAATCGCCACCTCCATCGCACTCGTCAGCGAACAGTTTCTCGTCGGGGTCGACTTCCAGTGGGACATGACCTTCGACACGCTCGGGTCGGTCCTGTTCGTCGGCGGCCTGACGTTCATCTTCGTCGTCTCGGCCCAGAGCGGCGTTCACCGTGGGATCAGACGGATCGCGGCCGTCAACGTCGTCCTCTTCGGGCTGTTCGCAGCGCTGTTTCTCGCCGTCGCTCCGCGAACCGTCGTCCTCGAGAGCAGCTCGAGTGCGGTCGGTAGCTACGCCGCGAACGTCGTTCCGATGAGCCTTCATCTGGGCGATGGGCTGGTCGCCGACGAGTGGGTCGCCGAGTGGACGATCTGGAACTGGGCGTGGTGGCTCTCGTGGGCGCCGTTCGCTGGCCTCTTTCTGGCGGCGCTCTCTCGTGGTCGGCGAATCAGAACGGTCGTCCTGACGGGGTTCGTCGCGACGTCGCTGGCGACGATGGTCTGGTTTCTCCTGTTGGGTTCCACTGCCGTACACCTCCAGCAGACGAGTGCCGTAGCCGTTCTCGCGGCGGTCGACGCCTACGGCGGCTCCGAGGCCGTCGCCGGCTTTCCGGTGTTCGAGACGTTCGCGATCGGCCAGCTCCTCATCTTCGTCTTCCTGGCGCTGATCGTCGTCTTCATGACGACTTCTGCTGACACCTCTACGCTCGTCGTGGCGGTGCTGGCGACGAAACGTGACTTCGCTCCGACGACCGGCGCGATTATCTTCTGGGGAGGATTTCAGGGGCTCGTCGCCGTCTCCGTGCTCGTCACCGACAGCGCGGAAGTCCTGCAGGCGATGGCCGTCTTGACCGGCGGTCCGTTCGCGCTGGTGGTCTGTCTCGCACTGGTCGGCCTCGTCGGAACGCTTCTCACACACGACGCCGATCGCTCCTCGTCCGCCGAGCCCTCGGGAGAGGGTTCGGAGAAGGACCACGAGAGTACCGACCGGTGA
- a CDS encoding Rid family detoxifying hydrolase: MKRLVNTDDAPAAVGAYSQAATNGTLLFTAGQLPLTVDGELLEDESVAVQTRQCLENVAAILAAEELTLEDVLKVTIYLDDIDDFEAMNETYAEFFDDEPPARSAIEVGAVPKGAALEIEAIATLE, from the coding sequence ATGAAACGCCTCGTTAACACCGACGACGCACCCGCAGCAGTTGGCGCGTACAGCCAGGCGGCGACGAACGGAACCCTCCTGTTTACCGCCGGACAGCTTCCGTTGACAGTCGACGGCGAACTGCTCGAGGACGAATCAGTCGCCGTCCAGACCCGCCAGTGTCTCGAGAACGTCGCGGCGATCCTCGCGGCCGAGGAACTGACCCTCGAGGACGTGCTGAAGGTAACGATCTACCTCGACGATATCGACGACTTCGAGGCCATGAACGAGACCTACGCCGAGTTCTTCGACGACGAACCGCCCGCCAGAAGTGCCATCGAAGTCGGCGCCGTCCCGAAAGGGGCCGCCCTCGAGATCGAGGCCATCGCAACGCTCGAGTGA
- the fdhF gene encoding formate dehydrogenase subunit alpha, which translates to MSTDDPESEPVKTICPYCGVGCGIQVKQGDEPGDVQFMPWGDAPVNEGRICIKGGAATEVVDHEDRLTDPLIKDDGEFREASWEEAYELIVDELERIRDEYSADALGFYGCSKAMNEENYLLQKLARRLGTNNVDNCTRMCHASTVWALRTSLGAGAMTNSMADLREEADLFWIQGANPGEQHPIANSQYFRQAVLDGATVIQVDPHANKTTRSFDIDDTDRHQHLQLKPGTDIPLLNVVIKTILENHEEDPEAGWIDEEFIEARTEGFEHLKETLEDFDKEAAAEECGLSLEEIELAAEKYAEADNAAIFTGMGMSQHACGVDNVQNEINLALLTGNVGRAGTGVNPLRGQNNVQGTCDVGAMPNVLPGYQLVDDDEARESVEEVWGFEVPDEPGLTNVELSHEFGDSVKGLYVMGENPVMSEPDANRVAERIQELEFVVVQDIFPTETSQYADVILPATTWAERGGTVTNTDRRVQLMRGVEKVHENTKHDLEILTEIGTRLFDSGFDFDGPEAVFEELREVCPIYHGMTYELLGEEGLHWPCYEPGDEGDPFLYEDEFDTENGLGRIIGVTHQPPKETPDDEYPLILTTARLEEHYNTGTMSRRSPTLNRQTPENFVDVHPNDAERYGIEDGQEIVLKSRRGEITVEAQVTEDITEGSVWTTPHFAASSANKLTNDVLDERAKIPEYKAAAAEIEVGIEPADDAPADD; encoded by the coding sequence ATGTCGACCGATGATCCGGAGTCCGAACCAGTCAAGACCATCTGTCCGTACTGTGGTGTCGGCTGTGGAATTCAGGTCAAACAGGGCGACGAACCGGGGGACGTACAGTTCATGCCGTGGGGTGACGCGCCCGTCAACGAGGGCCGGATCTGCATCAAAGGCGGTGCGGCGACGGAGGTCGTCGACCACGAGGATCGGCTCACCGACCCGCTGATCAAAGACGACGGCGAGTTTCGCGAGGCCTCCTGGGAGGAGGCCTACGAGCTGATCGTCGACGAACTCGAGCGCATTCGCGACGAGTACAGCGCCGACGCACTGGGCTTTTATGGCTGTTCGAAGGCGATGAACGAGGAGAACTACCTCCTCCAGAAACTCGCCCGTCGGCTGGGCACGAACAACGTCGACAACTGTACGCGGATGTGTCACGCCTCGACCGTCTGGGCGCTGCGGACGAGCCTCGGCGCGGGCGCGATGACCAACAGCATGGCCGACCTTCGCGAGGAGGCCGACCTCTTCTGGATCCAGGGGGCCAATCCGGGCGAGCAACACCCGATCGCGAACAGCCAGTACTTCCGCCAGGCAGTGTTAGACGGGGCGACCGTCATCCAGGTCGACCCCCACGCGAACAAGACGACGCGGTCGTTCGACATCGACGACACCGACCGCCACCAGCACCTCCAGTTGAAGCCGGGGACCGACATCCCGCTGCTAAACGTCGTCATCAAGACGATCCTCGAGAACCACGAGGAAGATCCCGAGGCGGGCTGGATCGACGAGGAGTTCATCGAGGCGCGAACCGAAGGGTTCGAACACTTAAAAGAGACACTCGAGGACTTCGACAAGGAAGCCGCAGCGGAGGAGTGTGGCCTCTCGCTCGAGGAGATCGAGCTGGCCGCCGAGAAGTACGCCGAAGCGGACAACGCGGCCATCTTCACCGGGATGGGGATGAGCCAACACGCCTGCGGCGTCGACAACGTCCAGAACGAGATCAACCTCGCGTTGCTCACCGGCAACGTCGGGCGAGCCGGTACCGGGGTCAACCCGCTGCGCGGCCAGAACAACGTTCAGGGGACCTGTGACGTCGGTGCGATGCCGAACGTCCTGCCGGGCTACCAGCTCGTCGACGACGACGAGGCCCGCGAGTCCGTCGAGGAGGTCTGGGGCTTCGAGGTCCCCGACGAACCCGGCCTCACTAACGTCGAACTCTCCCACGAGTTCGGCGACTCGGTGAAAGGGCTGTACGTGATGGGCGAAAACCCCGTGATGAGCGAACCCGACGCGAACCGCGTCGCCGAGCGGATTCAGGAACTCGAGTTCGTCGTCGTCCAGGACATCTTCCCGACCGAGACGAGCCAGTACGCCGACGTGATCCTCCCGGCGACGACCTGGGCCGAACGCGGCGGCACCGTCACGAACACCGACCGGCGCGTCCAGTTGATGCGCGGCGTCGAGAAGGTTCACGAGAACACGAAACACGACCTCGAGATCCTCACCGAGATCGGAACGCGACTGTTCGATTCGGGATTCGACTTCGATGGCCCCGAAGCGGTCTTCGAGGAACTCCGGGAGGTCTGTCCGATCTACCACGGGATGACCTACGAGCTACTCGGCGAGGAAGGGCTCCACTGGCCCTGCTACGAGCCCGGCGACGAGGGCGATCCCTTCCTCTACGAAGACGAGTTCGACACGGAGAACGGCCTCGGACGGATCATCGGCGTCACCCACCAGCCGCCCAAAGAGACGCCCGACGACGAGTACCCACTGATCCTGACGACCGCTCGGCTCGAAGAACACTACAACACCGGGACGATGAGCCGTCGGTCGCCGACGCTGAACCGCCAGACGCCGGAGAACTTCGTCGACGTCCACCCGAACGACGCCGAGCGCTACGGCATCGAGGACGGCCAGGAGATCGTCCTCAAGTCCCGTCGCGGTGAGATCACCGTCGAGGCACAGGTCACCGAGGACATCACGGAAGGCTCGGTGTGGACGACACCGCACTTCGCGGCCTCCTCGGCGAACAAACTCACGAACGACGTACTCGACGAGCGCGCGAAGATCCCCGAGTACAAGGCGGCGGCCGCCGAGATCGAGGTCGGTATCGAACCGGCGGACGACGCCCCGGCCGACGACTGA